One Pseudomonadota bacterium genomic window carries:
- a CDS encoding insulinase family protein, giving the protein MRATTKNGLQVNVVELRRLPLVEVRLVIRGGSAADPSGMPGLSRLVASMLREGSRTHSGARLAAEVEFWGAELDVGSDQESVYIRTRALSEYLPRTLSIVSEIAQRPAFGQRQLERLRRRELERLQLESNQPRFLAAAAFFRALYGEHPYGHIDAGPDTVRSLHRADLIRWHRAHFVPENAFLVVAGDVGAERAIELARRAFAGWAPRKAPRLELAGPVRPVERTIVVVDRPNAAQSIVYFGHMTVARDDPDFAKLLVVNQILGGSAMARLPLDLGQRRGLAQGAYSALLERGQLAPLRAYAAVRTDKTLAAVAGIVEHLRRISSQPPSADELASAKRQLEGSFALRAETAAQVARLVARQRLHGLPDDCWDRFRAQIRAVTNEEALAAARAYVRPETMVLVVVGRATAIADALERWGPVAVLDTDGQLLRAARPVPPPPVPWN; this is encoded by the coding sequence GTGCGTGCGACCACGAAGAACGGACTGCAAGTCAATGTTGTCGAGTTGCGACGCCTGCCATTGGTGGAGGTCAGGCTCGTGATTCGCGGCGGCAGTGCGGCCGATCCGTCAGGTATGCCGGGCTTGTCACGACTCGTTGCGTCGATGCTTCGCGAGGGCAGCCGGACTCACAGTGGGGCTCGACTGGCCGCGGAAGTCGAGTTCTGGGGAGCGGAGCTCGATGTCGGAAGCGACCAGGAAAGCGTCTACATCAGAACGCGTGCTCTGTCAGAGTACCTGCCTCGAACATTGTCGATCGTATCGGAGATCGCCCAAAGGCCAGCCTTTGGTCAACGCCAGCTCGAGAGATTGCGGAGGCGTGAGTTGGAGCGCCTGCAACTGGAGTCGAACCAACCGCGCTTTCTGGCCGCCGCCGCATTTTTTCGGGCCCTGTATGGTGAACACCCCTATGGGCACATCGACGCCGGCCCGGACACCGTCAGAAGCCTCCATCGCGCTGATCTGATTCGCTGGCACCGTGCACACTTCGTGCCGGAAAACGCCTTCTTGGTGGTGGCGGGCGACGTGGGTGCCGAGCGGGCGATCGAGCTCGCACGCCGGGCCTTCGCAGGCTGGGCTCCTCGAAAAGCGCCCCGGCTCGAGCTTGCGGGCCCCGTTCGTCCCGTGGAGCGGACGATCGTCGTCGTCGATCGTCCCAATGCGGCCCAGTCGATCGTCTACTTCGGTCACATGACCGTGGCTCGTGACGATCCCGACTTCGCGAAGCTGCTGGTGGTCAATCAGATCCTGGGGGGGTCGGCGATGGCGAGGCTGCCGTTGGATTTGGGCCAACGTCGCGGTTTGGCGCAAGGAGCCTATAGCGCCTTGCTCGAGCGCGGGCAGCTGGCCCCGCTGCGTGCTTATGCTGCGGTTCGAACCGACAAGACGCTCGCAGCGGTTGCCGGTATCGTCGAGCATCTGCGGCGCATTTCGAGTCAGCCACCGAGCGCCGACGAACTCGCGAGCGCCAAGCGCCAACTCGAGGGCTCCTTCGCGCTGCGGGCTGAAACGGCAGCACAGGTGGCCAGGCTGGTTGCGCGCCAACGCCTTCATGGTTTGCCCGATGACTGTTGGGATCGTTTCCGAGCCCAGATCCGTGCCGTGACCAACGAAGAGGCCCTGGCCGCGGCACGGGCGTATGTCCGCCCCGAGACCATGGTGCTGGTGGTGGTGGGTAGGGCCACCGCTATCGCCGATGCTCTTGAGCGCTGGGGTCCAGTCGCGGTGTTGGACACCGACGGGCAACTGCTGCGAGCCGCCCGTCCTGTCCCGCCACCGCCGGTACCCTGGAACTAG